The sequence TTATATTGGCTGATGCATGCTCTTTGTAAGGGTACAAATTGCAATGCGACCTATAACGGCAACACAAATTGCAATTTGACCTGTTTTTTGtacattaaaatgaataaactaattAAAGTAGTGGGCACAAACACTGAGAtccacatttatttaatttgttagacCCAAAGTACAATGTGCAAATGTGAGCGAGGGGCTGTGAGATGTGACAACTATCCAGAGGCTGATATTTAACCTGAGATGTTTTGGTTGTGTGGCAGTTTAATAAGATAATGGTTTGGTTGCCAATGAGTGAGTCCTGAAAATAACTCAAACAAACCAAAACAAATTCTCTGCAGAAAATGGGTTAAAAATCCTCAATGTGGAAACTCATAATGTCCCGCATGTTGTCCAATTATCCAATCAGGACACACCTCCTAATGAAGGCACAAGAAGGTGAGGCTCAGTTATTCCCTCATTTGAAACAGATTAAGACGTGCTGAGgttgacatttttatttaaatcaatTGTTTCATGAACAAGCAAAGTGACCAATAAGGGTATTTCAAAACGCCCCAATACTCATACTCCTTTAAGCTGTGTGCCTGAAGTTTACTacttttgtgtttaaatcaGTCCGATTAACAATATAATTAACATAAGCTCTTAGTTTTAAATGTGGTAAAGGAAGTAAAgactacatttaaaatgttatgttGTTTGTAGGAGTAGTGTCATCATTTTAAACATAAATTACGCACTAATAAATTACACAATCATCAAAAAATCGTCGTTTTCACTCGAGTCATTtaagttaactttttttcataacattatttaatgagggggaaaTATCTTAGTTTGAATAATACATGATTTAAGCTGTCCACAATCAATAACTAAAGTAAACATTTTGTTCTTCAATAAGAGCCCAAAGTGCATGAACAGAAAAACTGAGATTTATTAATGCGGATCAGACAGTTACTGTACAGCAAACAGTGTTAGAGTCGGACCAGTCCCTCTCTGtgtaacacacacacctctaacgCGACTCCCTGCCTGCTCTTGTAGGCGTTACAAATGAAATGAATTAGAGTGGATTACAAATTGGCATTTGTCCTCTCTGCGACATTAAATCATcagttaaaaaataattatgctCTGTGCTCAGGATTACTTTTAAACAAACGTACATCTTGAAATAGTGTTTAAAATATCAACATTGTGTTAGTGCACATAAAAGACAACTTGCCCACAGTTTACATTTAACCGGTTAGACTTTGAATGATGAACGATTGTGAAGAAGGAATGTCCTGGAAATGCAAAACACATGGGATTCAATTATTCCTTTTTCTCCCTGGCCATGATATTGATGCATTTCCTCAGAGGCCGCCAGTGAGAGGACAATGGTCGTACTGGGGGGCTCTCGGTGGAAATGTGTCAAGCATACTGCTGAAAATTAGATTCAGCAGATCTGTCAATAGGATCAGAAGACATGGTTGTAGGGACAGACGTCTGGGGACGCTCTTATCGCACCGCAGACACTCTCCGACATTACAAACTGTCAGATGGCTTTCCTCTCCTCAGGCAACGGCTTCAGTCATCAACAGAAAAGGCAGCCATGTGAAGAAGAAACCATTTCAACTTCAACCACTTAGGTTACAGTGCAGAACACACAAGAACATACACACCCAATAACACACACAACTACACATGGGCTTGGTCCGAGTCCACAGGCTGATTTCAGTGACAACAGCAGTGGATAATCAATGGGGATATTTGGCACCTACACTGCAGCGTTCTGCTAACACAGCACTAACATACATGTTAAAGCTACACAGACTTTTTGGCAATTTCTTGTTATTTTTCAACCGAGTACACATACAATGAATCATCCTTgtgtcgtggctgtggtcctcaATCCTAATATTGTTATTAGCAAGCAGCAATGTAGTAATAAGTAGTACATGTAtgttgtttgttttcatttatttagttcTTAAAGTTAGTAGTCCCTTGTTGCATTAATATGTCAAGCATACATGCATTTATTTTACTGCCAGAATTACCTGTACATAAATAAAGATCGCTACATTTTAAGATTTAGAGTTTATAAGTTCTCAATTTCAAGAAATAACTAGTTGGCTGGTAACATTTAATACAGTTTATTCTGAATAGTTAGCACAGCAACTGACCTCAGGAAAGATTCAGGTATAAACATCAATCAATTAAAAAGTATGTCGTTATAACCAGACATAGCTTTGCAAAATGGCCTGAGACTGTTTGGCAATGACGGGGGGGAACGTGCAGCTTAATTTAGCTTATTTATGCTTTGCTAGGTGTTTATTTAGGGATGGACTGTGCTTTGTAACAGATACTTTAGAGCATACTGAACGTTAGAGTTACCTAATTTAACGCACTGGCTCTATATCTACAGGGAAGTTGGATAACAGTAACAGGTATGAACAGGTGACTACTTTGAGTACTCCCTGTAGGTGTTGTCTGCACAGAGTTACGTAACACAGGCAGGTATAATCAGTTCCTCCATGAGTACTGTGATGGATTATCTGGATCAATAGAAGCCTTTTTTAAAGTCTGAAAAAAGAACCATTGCCAGAAATAAATCACAAGTCCTTTTACCTCCAACTATACTGCTTGTTTGCACACTCCAAAGACAAACTGTGCACTCTAAAACAATAAAATTAACAAAggaatttaaaaaacattttctaatttACAaccagttatttaaaaaaaaaaaaaacattttggagAAATTCACTCAAAAAGAGCCCATTTCTGCAGGCACCACAACTGTGAACTAATGTATGGCTGCATGCGCGTTTAGTGATAATTCCCACCATGAGTTCAACCCGTGACATCAAGCTCTCTGCAGGCTGTCACTGTGGGTCTTCAGCGTTTGGACTCGACCGACTGTGCTTACCAACATCTAGGGAGTTGACATTCAATTTCCAAacggtaaaaaaaaaataagaacttttcctttttttctgaACTGTACAAGATTATTACAAAAATCAATAATTAGTTATACATATTTATATGACAACATTATTAACGTTATATTACTATAAAGAAATACAACtttgtgttgtttttgtttaagaCTGAATGCAGTATTCTTTTTTCAGAGTGCTGTAGCTTTGCTGCGCTGAAGGTCTCTACATATCTATGCATTAAACGTGTAATATATCGGCACCTGTAGCTGTTTCACTCATTGAAAATATTATGTAAATTGTGAGACTGATTGTAATTTTCAGCTACATAAATCATAATTTCACACAGATAAATGAATTAACTGCAGTAGCAATATCTGGTCACAAGGCGGAGCTAAATAATCCACCAATAAGAGCCATTGTGTGTATTTACCCAGCTTTCCTATAATGAGAACTCAACAATAAACGTGTAGATAACGGCTGCTGAGCCTCATGATGATCCACCCTCGCCTGTCACCTGTGATGTTTACGTTTTGTTCACTCAAGCGTAAACATTAAGTGAAACAGGAAGCAGTCATCCGCCCGTTTCCTCCCTCATATTTTCAGCTGTTTGCAGTCCAAGAAGCTGGCGAGCTCTGCGCTGCCACCTGCTGGAAAAAGAATACTGCATTTCTCCGCCGCTTGTTCCTTCAACTTTTGTTCCTCAGCTCTAGTGTGCATCCTGCAGGGAAAGGAGATATGGAGGGAGGGGTTGTTTAGGCAGGCCCCTCCTTCGGAGAGGAGGGGGTCTGGGACGTGGagctggaggaagaggaggaggagctctTCAGGGAGCCCAGAGTTTTGCTGAACCACGAGTTCTTGGCTGCCTGGATCTCGTTCATCAGGACCCCCCGCTGGTGCTCCAGCTCCTGCAAAGAGACAGAAGTTTATCATTTGTTTAGCTCCAAATCTAACAACATGTGATCCGGACTGTTCAGCTACTAAACATATTTCCATCAGCTTTAAGCACTTTATGGCAATTGACAATTCAAAAAGGAAGCCAGATAGTCTTTTCAATGCAGCTGTGTATTCTGATAAACACTGAATGGCCCATCTTCTTGGTGTATCAACTAAGTGTCAGCAGCTGCATGTACTTTTTTCATGGATTGTGTGGaaggtgtttttttttgtagtgTCTCACTTCTttgttatgttatgttttgtttttagtgAAATGTATGAAAAACTAGTGGTTGGATTGTTACAAAATATAGTATCAAGGTATCAATGTACCCTTCAGAAATATATCTCAATTACAGTAtgacaggggcggttctagggggggggggggggcagtgcccccctaacactgacctctgaccccccttttttaaatgtatattttctggtactcggtaccgcaggattttgttgctgtaatgtcagattgtgcagacacccttatgtaaagtagagatgtaactgttcattgcctttatttttatataaatatggtgttagtgcaaacattgcactataacttaagctgaagctaacagtaataattataagatctatctgaaataaataagtgtactgaaacaaataccaataactgtattgcattgttttcttatgcgcaattacttcatactgtctagttctgtttttcgtcctgcatttattgtgcccccctcagaaaataactggccccccagtggcccccccagtcaaattggtctagaactgcCACTGCAGTATGATCATAGAGTACAATACTGAGGCTCCTTCCTCGGGTCAAGTTTTGTATTTGTCCAATACTAGTAGCTTTAGCATATTAGCTGTGCTTGTGTTAGATATGCATTTTCTGAGGGAGCAGTGCCACAGCCTTGACATCTctgtttttatttgtgtttccACCCCTGTCCTCCCTGGTGTTGCTCACCTGCATGCGGCACTTGGCCTCCACCAGCTGCAGTTTGGTCTGAGCCAGCTCCAGCTCCAGATGCCTCAGCTGCTCCTTCAGTCCGTCCTTCTCCTCGTCCATGGGCTCTGTGGATGTGTGGTCTCTCCCGGGGGACGAAGCCTGGAGGGACCCCAGGGTCGTGAACAGGTCCCTACAGCGGTCACAGCCCATCACTTTACTCTGCAGgggcacacaagcacacacaggcGTTAGGTTGGTGGGTGAACACACTGTATGGACATGTAAAAATATATGCTAAAAATAAGTGCTGTGCTAAAACAAAGTAATACATCTGGTGTAGAAGTACACTTGCTTGTCTTGAGTTGAAAGTAATATCTTGGTGTTTTTAGTTGATTTATCTTTGTACTAATGCAGACCCCTGCTTAATCTAGACAGTGATGTCTAGAGCACTATGCCTTGATGAAGACTAAAACTAACTTAAAAGAGGACTTGGAGCGTGTTTCCTTTATTTTTCCTGGTGGATGGGACTTCATAGGCAGACCCATTAAACATATTTGTACACACTATTCCTGTCATGTACTTATTGCCCAAGGAAAGTTCAATCCCCAGCTGATCCATTTCATCACACTATATTCCCAGCTCAACCCTTTTAATCCAACAATCTGTGTTGGGTAAACATTTTATACACAGTTCAGCCAAAGCTTACATTAATCAGACCATATTTACACATTATCCAACATTGTTTTCTCCAAATCAGGTTTCTTTTCTCTCAGATCCATCTCATATAAGTAGTATTTATATGTTAATGACAGTAATTCTTTAAAAACGTCTCATGACTGCAGTGTCAGGGTCCTGTGGTTCACCAACCATCACACAGGAGAAAGCGTGACATTAACACTTGTATACGGCATTTCAATCCTGAATAAACTGGAaaaacattaaattagaaagacTGATCTCTTCTTCAGGATGGATAAACTGCCACACCTACCCAGCGAGACGTTGCATGTCTGACGGGGCTAAACGAGCCACGTGGGATCATTTGTGCAATCGGGTTCTTTATTAGTGTAATAATGCTTCAACCCGAGTGTGTCCTAACAAAACAATGCTCCAAAGAAACATGTCCCCTAATGAAACAAATAGTGGTTTTAGTTTAGGTTTGAATGTCTCCCCTAACGTGCATCAGCTGTTTATTAACAGTGTGATCTCACCCTGACGATGTCCAGCTCTTCTTTTGTTGCCGCCTGCTGTTTTTCCAACCGGGTGCTTAACTGGGAGCATATCTAAAAAAGGAGAGGAAGTTTGTTTATATAGTAGACAACACATTTAAACTCAACTGTATTttaatttcttttttaaaatacTCATTGATCAACACCAATGTAAATGTGCTTGAGTAAGCAAAAAGGCTAATTTTCAACTGTTGTGCACGGGATAATAAGCCTAAAGGAGTAAGGCAGGCATGATCCAAGAGAAGACATTCAGTTTATTTTACTCTTCAATAACACTCAGCATTATGATATTCTCCTTAAAAATAAATTTCACATACATATTTCCACATATTCAAGAAAAAACATCCATGTTCTTTGGGTTTCATCTGGTGTGTAGTGCAATCGGTATTACCCTGTTACTTTGTGTTAACAGTTACTATTAGTTGGGTATGAATGGTCAGAGTGACACTAATCATTTACTTTTAATACTGTCGGGTGGATTTATTTAGGTTATTGAAACAGTCAAACCTGTTTGTATTCAGCGATGATCGCTGTGGTTTTCTTGATCTCCAGCTCGGCTTTTTCCAGCTCCCTCCTGAACACTTCCTTCAGCTGggagaaacaaaacaacatgacAAATACATTGAAGTGTACACGAATGAGAACGGTGAACACAATGTTTATGCTAATGAAATGTCAGGGCTTTGGTAAGAATTATTAACATTCACACATCAGTATCTCATTTACAAAACATAATATATGACTTTAGCAATGCTGGCTACTTTTGGTGATATTATAAACCACCACTCACAGGAAAGGTTGTGCTTGGTTTTAAAGGTACCCTAAAGGTTACAACCAATAGAGTCCATATATtttgtttgtggtttgtctaCGCCAGGGGTGCCcgaccttttttgaaccgagagctacttttgaagttgccagtctgccgagatctaccagtccaaatagagaggcgtagccattaccgacagcctactgccaggtaaatacacactgacCTTTGtatgattaatacttcataaaatactgcagatcctttatcttacctctttctaatctacacacacacaagtatttaactgaagttacacaacagtgttgttgatacagagttggagtgtattcacacgtcacatactacagtgggtaatgttttcaagaaacattgaacagtgctgccacatatgacacagggaaaaaagaaaagactctgaaccctttctttgccattatataaaaacagtgttgctacaaaagtgtaaattaggcttactaataagacaactctggaatcaggaatctgctgcaacagtgcaataaaaaagacaaaattaatagaatcaaaccctttttttgttgcattttagtagattataaaaagaaatgcctttaaaataggatgcaagcaacactagtttcttaacctgaattgataatagactataatcaatttaagtttgcattcttataccattttgtacaataattataatgaataagttcaaacaaactcaaacttacagctgattaataacggtatctaacttgagtttttattatatcaaaaacctgttgaaatgctactgttatttttactgtcccccaaaagcgcgtcggcagcctccaggaatgcttctttcacaacttcgccgtctttgaaagacttcatgtgtttcgcaagaacgtgactgacacgataagatgctctggtagagccttgttcttgttgttgggcctggtgaaaatggactgctgtgcatttagctgtcctttcaggcccctccccttttgggagcgcagggcagaattaggagggaattccgtctcgtagcgtttgtgtactgttttgaaatgccgctcctaaattacgcttcttcgataaagccacgctcgcattgcagatgagacagatggactttgaattggaatagatacaaaaataatcatcctccctcggagtgaaaattatatatgttttgcttctgccataattgcggtcttgtgtgtgtgtgcggactgtcactcctgttgacacggacaacctTAGCGAACGAGTGCACTGCCCACTgctcaccagccacgccccgacacatggggtcacgccggccaatcacaaagctttgatgcgttcaagtgcattattctggcacaggaagattatgttacaggacattaacgataaaacagaatattgttgttctatttttagacacatctcgagatcgactgggaatctccccgcgatcgactggttgggcacccctggtctacGCTCTTGATCAACACAACTAATGAGTACCATTTCAATTCAGAATTTTTCTAGATAACTCTTTTGGATTGCTTCTTTAACTAGCACACTTATTCTGTTATGACAAGGCGACTTATAGTCAGTAAAGCCACCTAGTGATACATTTGATTTGGTCCATAACTAAAACTGATTTAAGTAGTGTGTTATTACTTGTGCATTTCAGTCTTATAGCTGAACAGTGAAGCCCGTTGGCCAACTTCACAGGAGACACACTGTTGCCACATAAAGAATTGCTCAAATCTAAGTGTGTTATTACGAAACTAAACTCCACGATATACAAAGCATTGACTGCAGAGATCACTGAGCTAATTAACCAACGAGGCGTGTGGTTTGTTAAGGCTGAGCTTATAAAGAGAGTGCAGGTGATACCTGGGCCGTCTCCTCCTCCTGTTGTCGTTTCTCCTCCTCTGTCTCCACCAGTCGTTGCTTGGTGCTCAGCAGCTCCTTGTTTAATACATCGGCCTTGTCCTCGACCtgcatgaacacacacaaacagacacaccagAACATTCATTAAACAACACATCTGCAACTGTAGCACA is a genomic window of Pseudochaenichthys georgianus chromosome 4, fPseGeo1.2, whole genome shotgun sequence containing:
- the rabgap1l gene encoding rab GTPase-activating protein 1-like isoform X6, whose protein sequence is MALEDGEGNAEETANGSEASADSFCKAMGLLGMGHRLFVPKLLATSKEDLLQADFEGALKFFRVQLPKRYRAAENARRLMEQACNIKVPTKKLKKFEKEYQTLRESQLQQEDPIDRFQRENRRLQEASMRLEQENDDLAHELVTSKIALRNDLDQVEDKADVLNKELLSTKQRLVETEEEKRQQEEETAQLKEVFRRELEKAELEIKKTTAIIAEYKQICSQLSTRLEKQQAATKEELDIVRSKVMGCDRCRDLFTTLGSLQASSPGRDHTSTEPMDEEKDGLKEQLRHLELELAQTKLQLVEAKCRMQELEHQRGVLMNEIQAAKNSWFSKTLGSLKSSSSSSSSSTSQTPSSPKEGPA
- the rabgap1l gene encoding rab GTPase-activating protein 1-like isoform X7, producing the protein MMQEVSIMVAYDAHVIDRPSEEDTLTRLVAHSRPLRAPRPVVPTKKLKKFEKEYQTLRESQLQQEDPIDRFQRENRRLQEASMRLEQENDDLAHELVTSKIALRNDLDQVEDKADVLNKELLSTKQRLVETEEEKRQQEEETAQLKEVFRRELEKAELEIKKTTAIIAEYKQICSQLSTRLEKQQAATKEELDIVRSKVMGCDRCRDLFTTLGSLQASSPGRDHTSTEPMDEEKDGLKEQLRHLELELAQTKLQLVEAKCRMQELEHQRGVLMNEIQAAKNSWFSKTLGSLKSSSSSSSSSTSQTPSSPKEGPA